Within Sphingobium sp. SCG-1, the genomic segment CCTTTCCAACGCGAAAGCCATTCTTCTGTTCAGGGTGCCCGCACAACAGCTCAACAAAAACACCAGAGGGATCGCGCGCGGGTGGCGGTATCGGCTGTCACGTCATGGCCCTGTCTGTGCCGAGTCTGAAGACGACGACCTTCAGCCAAATGGGGGGTGAGGGCTTGCAGTGGGTCGGTGCAGCGCCTTTTTCCGCGACGGAACACGTCTTCCAGAACCTCGGCGACGGCACCTACCAACATTCGGGCCTCCTCGCGATCCGAGCCGCGGTAGCGTCAAAGGCCAATATAACCTTCAAGATCCTCTATAACGACGCCGTTGCCATGACCGGCGGCCAGCCGGCCGAGGGCGTGATCGACCCAGCGCGCATCACCCACCAGCTTGCTGCCGAGGGGGTACGCGCGATCCGGGTTGTGAGCGACGATCCAACAAAATGGAAGATTTCCGGGGGGTTGGCGGACGGCGTCCACGTCCATCATCGCGATGCGCTCGACGCCGTGCAGCGGGAATTGCGCATCATTCCTGGCGTCACTGCCATCGTCTATGAGCAGACTTGTGCCGCGGAAAAGCGCCGGCGCCGCAAGCGCGGCGATTTCCCTGACCCCGACCGCCGGCTGTTCATCAATCCGCGGGTCTGCGAGGGCTGTGGCGATTGTTCGGTCCAATCGAACTGCATCTCAGTCGAACAGCTTCCTACGCCCTATGGGACCAAGCGACGGATCAACCAGTCGTCGTGCAACAAGGATTTCTCTTGCGTGAAGGGCTTCTGCCCAAGTTTTGTCGAGATCGAGGGCGGAGTGTTGCGCAAGCCCGACGGCGATCGTCTCAAGGTGATTGAGGCGGAGCAGTTTCCCCTCCTCCCTCTGCCAGATTTCGCGCCGCTCGCAGATGTCTACAACATCTACATCGCCGGGATCGGCGGCCTGGGAGTGCTGACCGTGGGTGCCCTCATCGGCACGGCAGCCTATCTCGATGGACAGGTGTCGACTGTCCTCGATTTCACCGGCCTTGCCCAGAAGAACGGGGCGGTCGTGAGCCAGGTGCGGCTCGCGCCATCCGGCCGACCCATTCATGCGGTCCGCATCGGGGCGGGCGAGATCGACCTGCTCTTGGGCACCGACAGCGTCGTGGCAGCGAACGCGGAGACCCAGATAAAGCTGGCGCCCGGCCGGTCTGCGATGGTCCTCAACATCGACGAAACGCCCACCGCGGACATCGTATTCGATCGGGACGCGGCGCTGCCGACTGCGCGCATGGTGGAAACGCTCATGGGCCGCACTGGCGGACGCGGCTTGCTCTTGCGCGCCACCAGCATCGCGGAAGGTCTCTTCGGCAATAATGTCGCCGCTAATACATTGCTCCTCGGCTACGCTTGGCAGAAGGGGCTGGTGCCGCTGTCTTCCGATGCCATTCGCGGCGCGATCAAGGCCAATGGGGCTGCAGTCACCCTGAATCTGCGCGCATTCGACTGGGGCCGCTTCGCGGCCGTCGAGCTTGCCGAGGTCGAGCGCATTGCCGGCCTAGGTTTGGATCTCGAGGAGCCTGAAACGCTCGATGCCCTGGTTCAGCGCCGTTTCGAAGATCTTGTGAGCTATCAGGATGCCGCCTATGCCTCGCGCTATCGGGCAGTGGTCGATGAGGTCCGGCAGGCGGCCCAGCAGCATGGGGCACCCGGCGACGCATTCGTTCAGGCGGTCGCCCGAAATGCTTACAAGCTGATGGCCTACAAGGATGAATATGAAGTAGCCAGGCTCTACGCCGACCCGGCGTTCCGCGCCGCCCTTGGAGCTCAATTCTCCGATACCAAGCGCCTGTCGGTCTATCTCGCACCGCCGCTGCTGTCCCATATCGACCCGCGGACCGGCCGACCCGCAAAGCGCAAATTCGGTCCATGGGTATTCCGGGCATTTGGCCTCCTGGCGCGAATGAAGTGGCTGCGCGGCAGCTGGGCCGACCCATTCGGCTACTCGCAGGAGCGCTGCGCCGAACGGGCTTTGGCCGACAATTATCTCGAATTGGCCTTGCAGCTTGCGAAAGAATTGACCCCCGAGCGTCTTGAGATCGCGATCGAACTGGCCCGCTATCCCGATGCGATACGCGGCTATGGTCCGGTCAAGGAAGCCGCGATGGCGGAGGCCGAGAAACGAAAGCAGCAACTGCTCGCGCGCTTCCAAGCCCACCGCACCGCCGTCCCGGCGGCTGCCTGACCCAAAGCCAGCGGATAACCCATGATTCTGACTGAAACCCAAACCGCAATTCGTGAAACTGTGCGTGCATTCGCGCGGCAAGAGGTCCGCCCGCACGCCGCCGACTATGAGACAGCCGGGGGGTACCCGCCAACGCTGTTCGAGGCGCTTGCCTCGCTTGGTCTCATGGGCATGACAGCTCCTGAGGTGGACGGCGGCGCAGGGGTCGACATGGTCAGCTATACGCTCGCTCTTATTGAGCTTGCGGCGGGCGATGGCGCCCTCTCGACCATCGTCAGCATCCAGAACAGTCTTATCATATCGGCATTGCTCAAGAACGGTAGCGAGGATCAGAAGGCGCGCTTTTTGCCAGGCCTTCTCGCCGGGCGCGCCATTGGTGCGTTCGCGCTCACCGAGGCCGACGCAGGCTCCAATGCTGCAGCCATTCGAACGCGCGCCGTTCGACGAGATGGCGGTTATGTACTTAACGGCAGCAAGCAGTTCATCACTTCCGGCCGTATCGCAAGGTTGGCGATAGTCTTTGCTGTCACCGATCCTGACGCCGGTCGGCGCGGGATCACCGCCTTTCTGGTGCCCACTGACAGAGCAGGCTACGGGGTGGACAAAGTCGAGTGCAAGCTCGGCCAGTCGGCATCGGACACCTGTTCGATCCGTTTCGACGACCTATTTCTCGAAGAAGAGTTACGGCTCGGTTCCGAGGGGGCGGGCTACGGCATCGCACTGGCCAATCTTGAGACGGGGCGCATCGGCATCGCGGCGCAGAGCATCGGTATGGCACAGGCGGCGCTCGAAATTGCCATCTCTTATGCGAAGGACCGCAAGAGCTTCGGCAAGCCCATCATCGAGCATCAGGCAGTCGGCTTCCGCCTGGCCGAGCTTGCGGCGCGGCTGGAGGCAGCCAGGCAGCTAGTCTTGTCGGCTGCGGCGCTGACGGATGCGGGAACGCCTGCGCTGGTCCAGGCTTCCATGGCGAAGCTCGTGGCCAGCGAAACCGCAGAGGCCGTCGTGTCAGGCGCTATCCAGACGCTCGGCGGGTATGGCTATCTCGAGGAATATGGCCTCGCCAAGATCTACCGGGATGTCCGGGTTTGCCAGATCTACGAAGGAACCTCCGACATCCAGAAGCTCGTGATCGCCCGCGCGCTGTGATCGCTCCCGCCCCCTTTCCATCCGCTTTCGGGGATACCAACATGAACATCGTTGAATTGGAATATGAAGGCCGCTCGCAGCGGGTCGTCCGCATTGATGACCACGCTTCCGGCGCGCGCGGTTATATTGTGGTGGATTCCACCACGCTCGGGCCTGCGATGGGCGGATGCCGGTTCTGGCACTATGAGAGCGATGACGCTGCACTCATTGACGCGCAGCGCCTTGCCCGCGGCATGTCGCTCAAAAATGCAATGGCGGACCTCCCGCTGGGCGGCGGGAAGTCCGTCCTCCAGATGCCGACAGGAGATTTCGATCGAACAGCGGTTCTGACCGCCTTCGGGCACGCCGTGAATGTTTTTGCAGGCGACTATCTCACAGCGGAGGATGTCGGTACCGGCGAGAACGACATGCGCGTGGTCCGATCCGCGTCGCCTTTCGTATTGGGATTGCCGGTCGACTCCGGGAAGGCTGGCGGAAACCCGTCACCGTGGACCGCCCTCGGCGTGTTTAACGCGATACGCGCCCTGGCAGAACGGTCAGGACGCGACCTGTCGACCTCGACCATTGCTGTCCAGGGCCTCGGACAAGTCGGGTTCGCGCTTTGCGAAATGCTCAAGGAGGCCGGGGCTTCGCTTATCGTCGCTGACGTCAATCAGACCCGCATGGAAATGGCAGAGGCCAGGGGATGGAAAATCAGCGAGGTGCGAGACATCCATCGCGCTTCCGCGGACGTTTTCGCGCCATGCGCGCTCGGCGGGGCACTTAATGCAACGACGATCGCCGAATTGGGCGCGCCAATAGTTGTCGGTGCTGCCAACAATCAGCTTGCAACTGCTGAAGATGCGCAGAGGCTTCTGGATCGGCATATCCTCTACGCGCCGGATTACGTCGTGAATGCAGGTGGCGTGATCAGTGTCGCCGCCGAATATTTTATTGAGGACGAGGCCGAAGTCCGCGCGCGAGTTGGCGCGATTAGCAGTCGTATCGTCGCAATCGTCGAGCAGGCTGAGACGGAGGGGGTCAGCCCAGCGCTCGTGGCCGACCGAATGGCCCTTGCTCGTATTGCTGAGGCAGAGACTGCTCCTGGCTATCGGACAGCGAGAGCGTCATGATCGAGCCGGATTTTTCGGACCGGGACGGGTTGATCTGGTTTGATGGAACCCTCATTCCTTGGCGGGATGCGCGCATCCACGTTCTGAGCCATGCCCTTCACTATGCCTCGTCGGTGTTTGAGGGGCAGCGCGCCTATAACGGCCACATCTTCAAATTGGCCGAGCATAGCCAGCGGCTTATCGAGTCAGCGCGCGCGCTCGGTTTCGACCTGCCTTGGAGCCGTGAAACAATCGACGAGGCATGTGTCCAGACGATGCAGTCGAACGGCTTAAATGACTGCTACATACGGCCGGTGGCCTGGCGAGGAGCCGAGCAGATTGGCATCGCTGCGCAGCGTACAAAGCCACATCTGGCAATCGCCTGCTGGAAATGGGGCGCCTATTTCGGAGAAGACAAGATCAATAGTGGCCTGCGGCTGGACATCGCCTCCTACCGTCGGCCAGCACCTTACACGGCGCCAGTAAAGGCCAAGGCGGCTGGACTTTATATGATCTGTACCGTGTCGAAGCATCAGGCCGATGACCGCGGTTATGACGATGCGCTAATGCTTGATTGGCGCGGTCAGGTGGCTGAAGCCACGGGCGCTAACATTTTCTTTCTCCGGCAGGGCGTCGTTCATACGCCGCTTCCTGATTGCTTCCTGGATGGAATTACTCGGCGCACGGTCATTGCGATTTTGCGCGATCAAGGGGTTGAGGTCGTTGAGCGCGCTATCTGGCCCGAAGAGCTGGCGCAGTTCGAACAATGCTTCGTGACCGGATCCGCAGCCGAAGTGACACCGGTGAGGGAGATCGGGCCATGGTCTTTTGAGGTCGGTGCCTTCGTACAGGATGTACGCAAAGCATACGCTGATCTTGTTCGGCATGGCCCAGGGAGGTGATTTGAAGTGGCACAAGATCCTATCGTCATCGCATCTTACGCACGCACGCCGATGGGCGCGATGCAGGGGGTGTTCAGCGAAGTGAAGGCGACCGAGCTTGGCGCCATCGCAGTGCGGGCGGCCGTGGAACGGTCCGGCGTCGACCCATCGCAAATAGAGCAGATCATCATGGGCTGCGTCCTCCCGGCAGGGCTTGGCCAAGCACCTGCGCGTCAGACGGCCATTCTGGGGGGACTCGCAGACCATGTCCAGGCAACCACCGTTAACAAGATGTGCGGATCGGGGATGCAGGCCGCCATCATGGCCCATGATGCGCTGGCGGCCGGAGCCGCCGGCATCATCGTTGCCGGCGGCATGGAGAGCATGACCGGAGCGCCCTATTTGCTGGCCAAGCATCGCGGCGGCGCGCGCATTGGCCACGATGTGGTGAAGGACTCGATGTTCCTCGATGGCTTGGAGGACGCGTATACTCCCGGCAAGCTGATGGGTGCCTTTGCCGAGGACAGTGCGCGCGACTATCAGTTCAGCCGCGAGGACCAGGACACTTTCGCCGTTCGCTCCCTCAAGCGAGCCAGGGAGGCACAGGCTAGCGGCGCCTTCGAGCGGGAGATAGTGCCGGTCGAGGTGGCGGGGCGCAATGGTAGCCTGATGGTCACCGAGGATGAGCAGCCCGGCAAGGCCGACGTTGCCAAGATTCCGAGGCTGAAGCCCGCCTTCGCGAAGGACGGCACGATCACGGCGGCCAATGCCTCGTCCATCTCGGACGGCGCCGCGGCGCTCGTGCTGACGCGCGAGAGCATTGCAGCAAAGCTTGGCGTCACGCCGGTCGCCCGCATCATCGGCCATTCCGCCCACGCCCACGCGCCCGCGCTGTTCACCACCGCACCGGTATTCGCAATGCGCAAACTTTTAGAGAAGATCGGCTGGAGCGTCGACGACGTCGACTTGTTCGAAGTCAACGAGGCCTTCGCGGTCGTGGCGCTGATCGCCCAAAAGGAACTGGGCATCGAAGAAGGGCGGCTCAACGTTAACGGCGGTGCTTGCGCGCTCGGCCATCCGATAGGGGCCAGCGGCGCGCGTATACTCGCGACACTGCTTGCGGCGCTCCAGAACCAACACAGGAAACGCGGCATCGCGAGCCTCTGTATCGGCGGCGGCGAGGCGACAGCCATGGCAGTGGAGCTCATCCAATGAAGTTGAATATTGACGTTGCCGCTGTCGTCACTGGCGGCGCCTCAGGTCTGGGCGAAGCGACAGCGCGGGCCTTGGCCGCCGAAAAAGTCATGGTCGCTATTTTCGATGTGAACGAAGAGCGTGGGACCGTCGTCGCGGAGGAATTAGGAGGCAGTTTCCATAAGGTCGACGTGACGTCCGATGATAGCGTGGCCGATGGCTTTGTCGCGGCCCGCGCTGCCAATGGACAAGAACGCATTCTCGTCAACTGCGCCGGCATAGTGATGGGTGCCAAGACCTTGTCACGGGACAGGACCAGCGATGCGATCCAGTCCTTCCCCATGGACAAGTTCGAGCGCGTGGTCGCGATCAATCTGATTGGCGCGTTCCGCTGCGTCACCCGGAGCGCGGCGGGCATGGCGACACTTGCCCCGACGGACGCGGGCGAGCGCGGTGTCATCATCAACACGGCGTCCGTGGCCGCGATAGACGGACAGATCGGCCAGGCCGCTTATAGCGCGTCCAAGGCCGGCATCATGGGGCTGACCTTGCCCGTTGCGCGTGATCTGTCCTCCGAGGGTATACGCATCAATGCCATCCTGCCCGGGATTATGGAGACACCCATGATGGCAGGCATGTCCCAAACCGTGCGGGACGCACTGGGGGCGTCGGTGCCATTTCCAAAACGTCTGGGAAGGCCGGACGAATTTGCCAGCCTTGTGCTGGAGATATGCAGGAACAGCTATCTCAACGGCGAAGCAATCCGCCTTGATGGGGCGATCCGGATGGCTCCGCGCTGAAGCGGGTGAACAATTCTGTGGCATTGCTTCTGCAACTCGGGTCGTAACGAAGCGGGCATTATTCTGCGGGAGACTGATCCACGATTTAAGGCCGTCGCCAACGTGAGGCGGCAGCAAGGAAATATCCCGTTGGAAAAGGGCCTGCAGACGAATTGTCGAGGCACGACTGCAGATACACCGAAGGGGGTAGGATGAAACGAGATGTCGCCAACCCATGCACTGTCTGTATCGCAATCTCATGTCGACTTCGTGCAATCTGTTATAGAATGCCTGCGATCCATATCGGGGACGGATACTCTTCAATCACTTGTGCAGATGCTTACGAGCGAGATGGGATTTCGTTATTACGCGCTGGTTGACCACAACGATATCGATCCATCGAATCCAGATCGGGTGGACATCAAGGACTATCCCGAGCCGATTGCTTATAAACTCTTCGGAAAGCGTCACTACCGCAGAGATCCTGTCATACGTGCCTGCCTGTTCGCAGGCAGTGCCTTCCTCTGGTCTGATTTGAGCAAGATCATTCAATTGGACCGCCGCGACCACGTCAGTCTTGAGCACGGCGCGCGCGAGGGCCTGATCGAGGGCATCACCGTCCCGTACACCCGCCTCGGGGAATGCATGGGCTCCTGCACGTTCGCGGGGACGAGATCATCAGAGCACGCCGGGAAGTATCTTGGAATCGCGCAAACCGTGGGGATCTTTGCTTTCCAAGCAGCGCGAAGACTACTTTCACCAAGCCGTCGTTTAGCTTTGACACCTCGGCTCCATCCACGTCCGCGCGACTGCGTCATATTGGTTGGGCGCGGGTGCTCCAACAAGGAGATTGCGCGTGCGCTTTCCTTGGCTCCGCGAACCGTCGATGGATATCTCACCGAAGCCCGGCAACAGTTCGGCGCACGCGACCGCACCGAACTAGTGGTTAGCGCGGTGCTTGCCGGAGAGATCGGTCTTCACGAATTGCGTCGTCAACCCGAGTAATCGCTCGGTCTATTTTGGCTGGCCTGCTCCTGCTTCCTTGGTGCGTGAGATCCACGACCAGGAGCCCTGGAATGATACACGTAATCGACACCCATATGGCGTCGGCCAACCGGCCGCTGCTGCAGTCCATGTTCGCCGACCGTAAGCGCCTGTTCGTCGACCTGTTCGGCTGGGACGTGCCGGTGGTCGACGGCAGGTACGAGATCGACCAGTTTGACAATTCCCACACCGTCTACCTGATCGTTGCGGACGACGATGGCGGGCACGCAGCGTCCATTCGGCTCTTCCCAAGCACTCAGCCGCACATGCTTGGCACGCTCTTTCCTCATCTCTGTCCGCTCGGCGTGCCCGTCGACGACGGCACTTGGGAAAGCAGCCGGCTGTGCCTGCCGCAGCGCCACGGTGCCGAGAGACGCCGGCTGCTGCGTAACATGCTGTTTACCGCCATGGTCGACGTTGCTATCGAGCGCGGCATCGAGCGCTACACCGGCGTCATCCCCGACCCGTTTCGCAAGGAAGTGCTCGCGATGGGCTGGCAGGCGGAGGCGCTCGGCCCGGCAGTGCGCATCCCCGGTGGTCCGATCGGCGCATTTCTTATCCACGTGGGAGCGGATACACCCGAGCGGCTGCGCTGGACCGGCGTTTATCCGCAGGCTGCCGACCAGGTGTCGGCGTGAGCGCCGCGGTCGATCGCCACGCCGCGATGCTGGCGCGCGACGGCTGGTGCGTGTTCGAACGCGCAGTGGGGCCCGCCGTCATCGCTGGAATCGAGACGGACCTCGACGAACGCTTTTCGGCGACGCCGCTGTGCCAGGGCGCTTTCTACGGCGAGCGCACCAAGCGTTTCGGCGCGCTGTTGACACGGTCGCCCGCGATCGAGTGCCTCGTCATGCACCCGCTGATCCTCGAACTGGTCGAGCAGATGCTGCTGCCGTGGTGCGAGCGGATCGCGCTCAATCTCACCCAGGCGATCGAGATCCACCCCGGCGCCCTACCGCAGCTTCCGCACCGCGATCAGGACATGTGGCAAGGTCCAAAGGGCGAGCTCGAATATCTCGTCAACGTGATGTGGCCGCTGACCACCTTCACGCGCGAAAATGGTGGCACGCGGTTGTGGACTGGCAGCCATTTCGAGCAAGACGTACCAGTCCTCCCAGAGGAGGACGCGCTGGTGCCCACGGTCGCGCCGGGCGATGCCCTCGTCTTTCTCGGCTCGACCCTCCACGGCGGTGGCGGCAACGCCAGTCACGTACTGCGGCGCGGGGTCGTGATCAGCTACTGCCTCGGCTGGCTGAAGCCGTTCGAGCTGCAATGGCTGGTCTATCCGCCGCAGGTTGCCCGGACCTTCCGGTCCGAACTGGCCGCGCTGGTAGGCTACGCCCAGCATCGCCCGAATCTTGGCAACGTCGAGGGCCAATGCCCGTCGATTCTGCTCGCCGACAGCGTTCCTGGCCATCTGCCGGCGATCGACGCGCTCCGTCCCGACCAGGAGGAAGCCGCCGCGCTGTTCGTCCGATCGCAGATGGGCGAGCTCGGCTGAGGCTGGCGGCGTGATTGTGCCGGACCCCGACGCGTATGATGCCCTCGCCCGGCGAGGTCACTCCGCGCTGGCGTGGGAGATTCTCCGTCGCGATCCTGCCTATCGCGCAGCCTATGATCGCCTGCCGGCTCTTCCAGCTACCGGCGCCTCCGCCGATCCCGCGTTCACTGCGGACTGGGGGCTGCACTTTCCCTGAAGACCCGCAGCTGAGCTGCGCCCTCGTCCGGCCGATGTGGTCGGCGATCGCGGACCCGTGCGTGATCGCCGTCCGGGTCGGCCCTGTCGAGCACGACGGTGCGCGCGTCTTCGATGCATCCGACCCCGCGGTTCGCGTGCTGCGCGGTTCTGTCCATGAGCATCTACTGGTCGATCGGGACGACATGGCCATTCGGCTCGACGTCATCGTTGGCACCGTACTGGCCGGGCAGGTCTCTCTGCGTTTCGACCTGCCGGACGATCACCATTTGGAGGCGCAGCTTGCCGCGATCCGCGCCTTCACATCGGCGGTTCCACCCGGCCGGCGACATCTACAGCTTGCTCGCCGGGTCCATGCGCTCCATGCAACGGATGCTCGCGATGATGGCGCCAGCCTGCGCGAGATCGCCGACTTGGTGCTCGGACCGGGCGAATGGCCTGGAGACGGTGAATATCGAAAATCCATGGTACGGCGGATGCTTGCCTCAGGTGATCAAATGCGTCGCGATGGGCCTCGCGCGATACTCAGCGGCAGACTCAGCCCGCCGGATCGGTCAACGCAGTCTCGTCAAAGAAATCGCGGGGATGCATGCTAAGCGCTTCGCTCAATCCCCATAGACTGTGCAACGTAATGTTCTGTTCGCCCCGCTCGATCGCCCCGACATATGCGCGGTCGACACCCATTTTCTCCGCCACCGCCTCTTGGCTGAGATGGACAGCTCGACGCCGCCGTAGGACGTTTGCCCCAACGAGTTTTTTGATGTCCATCCCGAGGTTAGAGGACATTCGCGTATTTTGATGCTACGCATTATAATACGCGGAAAGTCATGAACTCTGGTCGAGGAAGGCGCATTTTGGACAGCATCCGCAATTGTGCGCCGACTGGCGACGAGGTGGTTGATTATGATCGTCGTAATCTGGCGCTCTATGCCGCGTTGATCGAAGCCGCGGACGCCGGTCGCGGCTGGCAGGAAACCGTAGCCGACGTGATGCGGCTTGATCCCACTGATCTGGACGCCGAGGCTTGCTGGCGCTCGCATTTGGATCGTGCCCGCTGGATTGTCGGTGATGGAATGGCCGCTGCCTTGGAAGCCTTTGGCAAAGGGCGAACCCCGATAGTCTGAAGATTGGATCTGGCGCCTCGCGGCAGAGCCGCGACCGCGCTCTACGGCTCCAGCAGAACTGCTTGCGCCGCCGAGCCCCTGGCGGGTCTCGTAGGGTCGACGCGGAGCGCCTCTTCGAGGACG encodes:
- a CDS encoding helix-turn-helix transcriptional regulator, whose amino-acid sequence is MSSNLGMDIKKLVGANVLRRRRAVHLSQEAVAEKMGVDRAYVGAIERGEQNITLHSLWGLSEALSMHPRDFFDETALTDPAG